Proteins encoded together in one Drosophila albomicans strain 15112-1751.03 chromosome 2R, ASM965048v2, whole genome shotgun sequence window:
- the LOC117575117 gene encoding uncharacterized protein LOC117575117 isoform X1, whose translation MSAHRHSELHEDFLLKPSKVDDVIKLLNEIAKSSKDKTEVDISAGVTDTSFMVLKRIETGERPKSSIRRTTLKISNMNQLTFMRQINIGQSRVSQVKL comes from the exons atgtCTGCGCACAGACACAGCGAGTTGCATGAGGATTTCCTATTGAAACCCTCAAAGGTCGATGATGTCATTAAACTGCTCAACGAAATTGCCAAAAGCAGCAAGGATAAGACTGAAGTGGACATCAGTGCAGGAGTTACGGACACTAGTTTCATGGTCTTGAAGCGCATCGAAACTGGCGAGAGGCCAAAGAGCTCTATTCGCAGAACCACGCTTAAGATAAGCAATATGAATCAATTGACATTCATGCGGCAGATCAAT ATTGGGCAATCTAGAGTATCGCAAGTTAAACTATGA
- the LOC117575117 gene encoding tetratricopeptide repeat protein 12-like isoform X2, which yields MSAHRHSELHEDFLLKPSKVDDVIKLLNEIAKSSKDKTEVDISAGVTDTSFMVLKRIETGERPKSSIRRTTLKISNMNQLTFMRQINVSEEERHKVRIERMSVANSFRRLGNLEYRKLNYDKAIDYYSKGLNYIVDSPVLYVNRSLCNIKKREYKRALLDLDYVINNLDEICLRALLYKAGTLKRMNNETGFEQCVQTARRYHRSESTYIDYFLDKMRSDF from the exons atgtCTGCGCACAGACACAGCGAGTTGCATGAGGATTTCCTATTGAAACCCTCAAAGGTCGATGATGTCATTAAACTGCTCAACGAAATTGCCAAAAGCAGCAAGGATAAGACTGAAGTGGACATCAGTGCAGGAGTTACGGACACTAGTTTCATGGTCTTGAAGCGCATCGAAACTGGCGAGAGGCCAAAGAGCTCTATTCGCAGAACCACGCTTAAGATAAGCAATATGAATCAATTGACATTCATGCGGCAGATCAATGTAAGTGAAGAGGAGCGTCACAAAGTGCGAATTGAACGCATGAGTGTGGCGAATAGTTTTCGCAG ATTGGGCAATCTAGAGTATCGCAAGTTAAACTATGATAAGGCAATTGATTACTATTCAAAGGGTTTGAATTATATTGTCGACTCGCCAGTTCTTTATGTGAATCGCAGTCTGTGCAACATCAA AAAACGCGAATATAAACGAGCTCTATTAGATCTCGATTATGTGATTAACAACCTAGATGAGATCTGTTTGCGAGCTTTACTTTATAAAGCCGGCACCTTGAAGCGAATGAATAACGAAACCGGCTTTGAACAATGCGTTCAAACAGCGCGACGTTATCATAGATCAGAGTCGACatatattgattattttttagaCAAAATGCGTTCAGATTTctaa
- the LOC117574621 gene encoding tetratricopeptide repeat protein 12-like: protein MQQPIELHAEFLRQPSKVDEIMKLLGDMAKSNKMEGTKEKKEEKEVDISADVTDYNFLALKRTETTDRKSFFSRSSRKSSVIKSNTNQMTFMRQIDISDEERKIARRERIHIATSFRRLGNAEYRKTNYDQAIKLYSQGLNYIVDSPVLYVNRSLCYIKKREYKRALIDLDYVLNQLDSNCVQALLYKAGALKRMNNEDGFEECVANARRYNRSKSEYIDYFLDKMRTDF, encoded by the exons ATGCAGCAGCCGATCGAACTTCATGCAGAATTCCTACGTCAACCTTCAAAAGTGGATGAAATAATGAAACTTCTAGGTGACATGGCAAAATCCAATAAAATGGA GGGCACCAaagagaagaaggaggagaaggaagTCGACATTAGTGCAGATGTGACTGATTACAATTTTTTGGCTTTAAAACGCACTGAAACTACGGAtagaaaaagttttttctctcGTTCGTCAAGAAAGAGCAGCGTCATCAAATCAAACACGAACCAAATGACATTTATGCGACAGATTGATATCAGCGACGAAGAGCGCAAAATAGCACGAAGAGAACGCATTCATATTGCCACCAGTTTTCGCAg aTTGGGAAATGCGGAATATCGCAAGACAAACTATGATCAAGCTATTAAGTTATATAGTCAAGGTTTGAACTATATTGTTGATTCTCCAGTTCTCTATGTCAATCGCAGTCTGTGCTACATAAA AAAACGTGAATACAAACGCGCCCTGATCGATCTGGACTATGTTCTCAATCAATTGGATAGCAACTGTGTGCAGGCATTACTCTATAAAGCTGGAGCTCTAAAGCGCATGAATAATGAAGATGGTTTTGAAGAGTGCGTAGCAAATGCTCGCCGATATAATAGATCAAAGTCCGAATACATTGACTATTTTCTAGACAAAATGCGAACTGATTTTTAA
- the LOC117576226 gene encoding sodium-independent sulfate anion transporter, giving the protein MYPQLETESEQDERATKVRLLTTNSNCNPKAIASDKDAQKAQPPPSKWRRALLRHVPVFQWLPAYNMEWGIDDFISGITLGLTIIPESIACALLAGLPARYGLCSAFIGPLIYLIFGSIDKVIIGPTSLVALVSVQFTVGRPIEFAFLLTFLSGIVQIIMGAMRMGFIFEFISMPVIKAFSSATAILVIESQVKVLLGIKYLVPGLVNSVRTLSSRIHEANIGDLIMGICAIVFLLLLELLERVARNQKRGKALRICCRYLSTSRNTLIVFIAAIVSYTWLGYREKLPYALSSNALSSLPNFTVPSLTIETPGRTYSFWQVLSELNVGIIVIPIVGILTNISIGKLTPKGLVDTNHELLTVGLCNMFGSCVQAMPSSGAFTRYAISTACGLKTPMANLYLGVIVLLALSYLSPYFNYIPEATLAAILICSIFTLLDFKLPMRLWKESKRDFGIWLLCFCVCVLFGVEVGLFVSIIVTALHLLFLWARPEILVKIEELDEMQYISVVPGNGIYFPAINHLRGLVLKACTQAEFKITVVIDGHKITGLDYTAAQGISKLSSDLCRQSDASSSTLLILYRFPAHLQHLIDVTDNLVFCENETKVKEFLTQESLRNGYINLKEHIRASIDLGYKIDIE; this is encoded by the exons ATGTATCCGCAACTGGAAACGGAGTCAGAGCAGGACGAAAGAGCGACCAAGGTGCGTCTGCTCACCACGAATAGCAACTGCAATCCGAAGGCAATTGCCAGTGACAAAGATGCCCAAAAAGCACAGCCACCGCCCAGCAAATGGAGACGCGCCCTGTTGCGTCATGTGCCTGTCTTTCAATGGCTGCCCGCCTACAACATGGAATGGGGCATCGATGACTTTATCTCGGGCATCACTCTCGGCCTCACCATCATACCCGAGAGCATAGCGTGTGCTCTACTCGCTGGTCTTCCGGCTCGCTATGGCCTCTGCTCGGCATTCATAGGACCGCTGATCTATCTGATCTTCGGCTCAATTGATAAGGTCATCATTGGACCCACGAGCCTCGTGGCTTTGGTCAGCGTCCAGTTCACCGTGGGGCGGCCCATCGAGTTTGCCTTTCTGCTCACCTTTCTCAGTGGCATTGTTCAGATCATAATGGGTGCAATGCGAATGG GCTTCATCTTTGAATTCATTTCGATGCCCGTGATCAAAGCCTTCTCCTCGGCGACTGCGATTCTAGTCATCGAGTCCCAGGTCAAAGTGCTCCTGGGCATCAAGTACTTAGTTCCGGGTCTCGTCAACTCTGTCCGCACTCTCAGCTCCCGTATCCACGAAGCCAACATTGGTGATCTAATCATGGGCATTTGTGCAATTGTTTTCCTACTGCTGCTCGAG CTGTTGGAGCGTGTGGCACGCAATCAGAAACGTGGCAAGGCTTTGCGCATCTGTTGTCGCTATTTGTCCACATCGAGGAACACTCTCATCGTCTTCATTGCCGCAATTGTCTCGTACACTTGGCTGGGCTACAGAGAAAAGCTGCCCTATGCCCTCAGCTCGAATGCTCTCTCAAGTCTGCCCAACTTCACTGTGCCCAGCTTGACTATCGAAACACCCGGACGCACTTACAGCTTCTGGCAGGTTTTGAGTGAACTCAACGTCGGCATTATTGTCATTCCCATTGTGGGCATTCTGACAAACATCTCGATTGGCAAGCTAA CTCCCAAGGGACTGGTTGACACCAACCACGAGCTGCTCACCGTTGGCCTGTGCAACATGTTTGGCTCCTGTGTGCAGGCGATGCCTTCATCTGGGGCATTTACGCGCTACGCCATCAGCACAGCCTGTGGCCTGAAGACACCTATGGCCAACTTGTATCTGG GTGTCATTGTGCTGCTGGCGCTGAGTTATCTGAGTCCCTACTTTAACTATATACCAGAAGCGACGCTGGCGGCGATTCTGATTTGTTCGATCTTCACATTGCTGGACTTCAAGTTGCCGATGCGACTGTGGAAAGAGTCAAAGCGGGACTTTGGCATCTGGCTGCTCTgcttctgtgtgtgcgtgctcTTCGGCGTGGAAGTCGGACTCTTTGTGAGCATCATTGTGACTGCATTGCATCTGCTCTTCCTCTGGGCGCGTCCAGAGATTCTAGTGAAGATCGAGGAACTGGATGAGATGCAATACATCTCTGTGGTGCCGGGAAATGGCATCTACTTCCCAGCCATCAATCATCTGCGTGGTCTGGTGCTCAAGGCCTGCACCCAAGCGGAGTTTAAGATCACGGTAGTCATCGATGGCCACAAGATAACCGGATTGGATTACACAGCAGCTCAGGGCATCTCGAAGCTGTCAAGTGACTTGTGCCGTCAATCGGATGCATCGAGTTCAACGCTCTTGATACTTTACAGATTTCCAGCGCATTTGCAGCATCTCATCGATGTGACGGACAATCTGGTGTTCTGCGAGAATGAGACGAAAGTCAAGGAGTTTCTTACACAGGAGTCACTGCGCAATGGTTACATCAATCTGAAGGAGCACATACGTGCCTCCATTGATCTGGGCTATAAGATTGACATCGAATAG